ctgttttaataatattttaaaaagtttccattTGTTGATAGtgtaataaaaatacaattgattttgtATACTGACCTTGTATCTTGTGACTTTGATAAATTCACTGTTAATTCTTACAGGAGAATCCCTTGGGATTTGTGTAGATCCCTTGGGGTTTTCTACATAGTCATATTGTCTGTGAATAAAAAGTTTTCCCCTTTCCATTcttcatgcttttctttttccctttttctcattttatcacACCGACTAGTATCTCTAATATAGTGTTGAATAGAAatgctgagagtgggcatcctggtCTTGAtcctgatcttagggggaaaGTGTTGAGTCTTTGACCATTAAATGTGATGTCAGCTGtagatttatttataaatgtcCTTTGTTAGGTTGAGGAGATTCGTTTCTAAACCCACTTCGTTTAGAGGTATTTTTTATGAATgtgtgttgaattttatcaagtgCCTTTTCTATTCTGCAATGTAGGTTTTAATAAATcacatttttctttaacaaacaTTCTCAAGATTATATAAGATGtaaaaagataaactgaggcacaTTACATTTTGAAGAGTTCCTTTGAGCTAATGATTTTAATCGGGCAGCCAAAACTGAAAATGACTAGAGGTGCTCTCTGGGCTAGGGTAGAGGTTTTTATAGAGAAACACAGAAgcaaagaaattatttaattGGCTGTAGCTTAAACAGTTGTCTTATTTAGGGAAATCTAGTTATTTTGGCTGTATGGTAGTTGTTCTTGAGTTTAATTTTCTCAGATTAAATTTTAATTGGCTGTCTTTATTCTTGCATTTCATTTTCTGAGATTTGAGTGCATTGACCCTGGCTTAGAATTTTAGATTGTTTACATAGGCTCTCTAAGGCACTGGAGTCACCTATTCTAGTGGCCTCTTTAACTCTTTTAACAAAATTAACAGTCTTTgggactattaaaaaaaaaagttctgcctggccggtgtgactcagtggttgagtgtcgacctatgaaccaggagaccatagttagttctattcccagtcagggcacatgcccaggtttcgggctcaatccccagtggggggcgtgcaggagaaagCCGATTgatgtctctcatcattgatgtttctgatgattctcatcatttatgttcctatctctccctcttccttcttctctgaaatcatgtgccctgaccaggaatcgatgggatgacctcctggtgcataggaccatgctcaaccactgaggcacaccggccaggcactCAGGGTTTTATCTTTTAATGAATATACTTTGCCAAGACTGGGGCTAATAATGTTGGCTTCTACCAAGAGACTAGATAGGGCTGGAAAAGCCaagaaagtaaaggaaaaagGGCAGAGCAGGGCTAGTCAACGTTGATGTCACCTTAGTAAATCCTCACTTAACCTGGTCAGTAGATTCTGTGACTATAAGCGAAAGGAAATGACATTGTAACAAAACCAATCTTACCACAGACTAGTTGATATCCAAGAGAGTTTTCTGCGATTTGAGTGCATTGACCCTGGCAACTCATCAACATGCTAATGAAACAATGTTattcgaggacctgctgtacAAGTCAAGTGTAAGGCACACGTTGTAATAGGTAATACCATTTTCTACAACATcaacatattcttttattttgtaatcctcaccagaggatattttttccattgattttcagagtggaagggaggaagagagacagagaaacatctattggttgcctcccacttgcGCCcatggatggagcctgcaacgaGGTACGTGCCGTGCGCTTAaacggaattgaacctgggacccttcagtccatgggccgacgctctcaccaatgagccaaaccagccaggacaacatattctttttttcccccccttcaaATTCTACAAAGGCTTACACATCTCCAAAAGATGTGTAAGCATTTGAGGCTAACACATCCAGAGAGTAATAGCTTAATCCTGGAACCTTATAGATAGTGTTGGGTAATAAAGCAGCCGGATAACTAGAGTAGTTTTCTCTTTACAAGGAATGGGAGGAGAGTATATTCAGAGGAAATCTACCTCCTGGTATGGGGAGCAGCCACCAACCACAGTTTGAGTTCTCCTTAATTTTAGTCACTAGATGATAAATTCAGCACCTCTATCAGCTCATAATCAGgccttttaaaacaattatagtCAAGGCTTCTGTAGAATTTTCTTTGTCGTTCCCTTTTCATAATCAGAGCACAAAAAGACATCTAGTCGTAGCCTATGTTTTTCTTAGCAAAAggcttttgttttctaatttcacAGCTTGTCagttagaaagagaggaagtaaCTGAATAGACCACCCTAAAATTAGCTCCCTGCATGAGACTCTTCACTGTTTCCTCAGGAGGGAAGGCTAGCATCAGGCTGACCCAGAGTTGATCTGGCAGCTTAACAGAGTCAGAGTGAGAGTGCTAGGTTGGCTCTTCTTGGTTCTTTTGGACTTGCCCTCGCGATTGCTGCTGCTCCATCCATCACCTCGTAGCATGCAAAGCAGGAATTGGAGAAAGTGGGATGGCGGACGCTCAGTGGCTCTTCCAACCTCTGTTTCTTTAATGAGGAAGGAAAAAGCTTTCTCAGAAGCCCCCGCACGACTTCCCTCTTAATATCACGTTGGCCAGAAGTGGGTCATGTGTACTTCCTTGGACCAGCCATCGGCAGAGGGAATTTGATTGCTTTGACCAATCACGGTTCATCCCTTAGTGTTGGGTGTGAACGCTctgattctttttcaaaattacctggtcagttttttaaaaaaaaaatttttgttgatttcagagaggaagggagagggagagatagaaacatcaatgatgagagagaatcattgattggctgtctcctgcacaccccccactggggatcaagcctggaacccaggcatgtgcccttgaccggaatcaaacctgcgacccgtcagtctgcaggccaatgctccctccactgagccaagccggttagggctgcCTGGCCAGTTTTGATTATTATTTGTTCCTTCATCATCCtgtctatttatttctttaaactatTACAAATGCTTTTATATTGTCTGTTTGATATTTTCAATATATGCAGCCTTTGTGGGTCTGTTCTGCATCTTGTGGTTCCTGCTGATCCTAAGTCATGGCAGCTTGTTTCctcatgcctgtgtgtgtgtgtctgtgtgtgcgcgcctgtgtgtgtgcgcatgtgcgtgtgtgtgcctgtgtgtgcctatgtgtgagtgtgtgtgcctgtgtgtgtgtgtgtgtgtgtgtgtgttaacttcTGTTCTTCGGGAAGGTAGCTATGGGAGATCTTGGAGGACTGGGTTTGAAGTACGTTCCTCCAAAGAGTATTTGCCCTGGTGTCGGGTGACAACACTGTGTACCCGGGACCACTTACAATGTTCGGCTTGTGTTTTTCCATGCAGAAGGCTAGTGTGAGTTTTTGCTCCACTCCTTGAGAGGACAAGCTCATGGTTAGGAGTTGTCCAGAGAtaaattttcatcttttctctgCTGTCCTCCAGAGCGAAGGCTCCCACTCTCTCCATAGGCACGTTTCCCCTGACCTACTCGTGGAGGAGGAGCCCAGCTCTATGTGGTTTGGTCGTGGTCTCTGAGCTACTGTTCTTCCTTGCTTGGAGCGCAGGCCTGGTCTTCTATTCCCcgctgccccccccgccccccccgccccccaagggccCTTTAAAATCAAGCTCTGTGTGCCACCCAGGGTCAGCACTAGGACAAAAACCACATCAGTGCCACCCactgtatcagtcagggtccGACCAGGAGGCTGAAACCAcaccagttattttttttttaatatattttattgattttttacagagaggaagggagagagatagagagagttagaaacatcgatgagagagaaacatcgatcagccacctcctgcacatctcctattgtggatgtgcccgcaacccaggtacatgcccttgactggaatcgaacctgggacctttcagtccgcaggccgacgctctatccactgagccaaaccggtttcggccacaccAGTTATTTTAACAGAGGGAATTAGTAACTGATGAGGCAAGAAGACTAAGGAATGATGAAGAAGCAAGTGCAGGGACTGCTGCTGCCTTTTGCTCCCCTAGGGTTGGGGAACAAAAGGAAAAGGTAGGAATGATTGAAACATAGATGTTGGAGGTTGTGTTCCATAGAGCTGAAACTCAGAccctgggaggggctggatgAGGCAGGTTCTGCAAGTGCTAGGAAGTGCGAACTGGACTGCTCTGCTGCCCTGGGAAGGAACACTTGCAGAAgcagaggtgtgtgtgtagggctttgtggggggggggggggggggggatgctcaCAGGATCTACAAGGAGCagatcctcctccctcctccagtcTTGCAGCCTGTCTCTAGCTCCCCCTGCTGGCACAGCTCTCTCATTTCTGGCCTCTGATAACTGCTCGCCTTTCCACTGACCCGGCCTTGCATTTCCAAAAGGTGCTTGAATGCTGTGCCAGTCATCGTGAATCTTCTCTGCTGGGAGGGTTCGTTCCTTAGGTCGTGCAGCCCCGCCATATGGCCAGATATGGAAGGCTCTGTGCAAGAATTTAAGAAGGATAATTCAGATCTGTACACAGAAGGCTTCCTCTGGGGCCTGTGTCAGGGAAGGGCTGACCGGAGGCCCAGAAACAGGAGAAGAGTCTAGAGACCTTGAGGCAGGTCAGGGCGTGAGCTGGGTCTGGCGACTCCCTAGCTTTGTCTCGGGCCCCctgccctcttcccagcccctagGATGCATCATTTAAAGGAGCCAGCCTCATTTATTGTGCCCTCTCCCAGGTCCTTCTGGTCACCTCGTCTTTCATGTCCCCTTCTGAGAGCCGAAGTGGCTCCAACCCCAACCGTGTTCGCTTTTTTGGGCCTGAGAAGCTGGTGCGGGGAGCAGCTGAGAAGCGCTGGGACCGAGTCAAAATTGTTTGCAGCCAGCCCTATAGCAAGGTACCTAGGGTGGGAGCGGGGAGTGCAGGGTCTTGGTCGTGGGTGAGGAGAGAGCGGAGGGGCCAGTATGAGTCACAGTGGGCTGGGAGGACTGGACAGCTGGTATCCCCATGGGACCATGAGGAGGCCGTCCCTGAAATGGGTTTGAGTTCCCCCTCATATGAGGCTTTGTTTCCTGGACGATGTCTTGGACAGTGAACTGTAGGACctcagaggggagctgggggagggggacagctgACTTGTTGGAGAGGTGGTCTAGGAGAGTGGGCCTAGGAGTTAACATCAAGAGAATGAAGTCAGACACTGGGTTTAAAATTGGCTACACCACTTCTtactgtgtgactctgggcaagtgacttaatctTTCTGGTCTCAGTTTCCTGATCCTTATGGGTTGCTGTGAGTTAGGATGCTAAGCTGTGATTACAAGACCCACGTGGTGATGACACCACACAGTAGAGGTATCCTTACCGGGGAACTGTCCTGGGGGGTGTTTGACTGGTCATCCAGGGACCCAGGTTCCTCCCATCTATGGCTCTGCATCCAGCTGGCGGAGGGGGAAAGAGCCTGGAGCATTTCTGTATTCCCGAAGTGGCACGCAGCACTCCCTCCATCCCACTTGCCCATTGCTTATGCGGCTAACGGGACTAATGCATGTAAAAGGGCTCAGAGCTGTGCTGACCCAGAGTTAGGGCTCCGTAACAGCTGGATGTTATTATTGTCCACAGTTTCATACAGACATCTCCCTAAATGAGGCAAGAGCCAGAGAGAGGGTTCCCTAGGTTAAAGGGACTTGGGGCCAGGCTTCAGTCCTTGGCCAGATTCCCTGACTCCAACCCCTTCTTTCCCAGGACTCCCCCTATGGCCTGAGTTTTGTACGGTTTCACAGCCCTCCAGACAAAGATGAGGTAGAGGCTTCACCCCAGGTAAGCTTTACCCACCACCCCCAGagccttctccctctctcttctcccccacctGCCAACAGTCCACACCCACTGCACTGACCTTCTGGGACTTTAGAAGGTGACCAAGCTTGGCCAATTCCGTGTAAAGGAGGAGGATGAGGGTGCCAGCTCCCTGAGACCAGGGGCTCTCTTCTTCAGCCGGATCAATAAGACATCCACTGGTGAGTGTGGAAAATCAGGCCTGAGTGAGTACAGGGTTGGGACCtagactcctgggtctgaggaggctgggggcctggcctcctgggtctCTGCTGGGAACGCCCCTCTGTCACATGGAAAGGAACTGAAAGGGCCCAAGGGCCCAGCCTTATCCTGGTTCCACTCTCTCCCTCTGTAGCCACAACCAGTGACCCAGCGGGACCCAGCTATGCAGCTGCCACACTGCAGGCCTCAAGTGCCACCTCCTCaacctctccagcctccagggcAGTAGGCAGCACCTCCAAGGTGAGATCATCAGACCCTGACgggtggagaaggaggagagaagctAGAGGCCTCATTTCATCTCACCCCGCTTAGCCTCAGGAGTCCCCCAAAGGGAAGAGGAAGTTGGATTTGAATCAAGAAGAAAGGAAGACCCCCAGCAAACCATCAGCCCAGCCCTCACCACCTGCCCGCAAGAGACCCAAATGTGAGCAAACTGGATTCCTTGTTCCCACAGGGGCCTGGGTTCCTGTGTCGTAGGGGTGGGGCGGACTGGGGCTGGGACTCTGGAGCTGAGGGAGGAAGGACGAGGGGTTTAGTCCCAGCAGTGCTAACTGAACCTGCTCTTTGGCTTCCACAGTGTCCGCACCCATCTCTACCCCTGccactgcctcagcccctgccccagcacgGGGGGCAGTGCCAGGGAAGCCCCGAGGAGAAGGCACGGAGCACAGGGCACCCCGAGCTGGCCCGCAGGAGATGGGGAAGATCCTTAAGGGCGTGGTGGTGGTGCTGAGTGGCTTCCAGAACCCCTTCCGCTCGGAGCTCCGGGACAAGGCCCTAGAGCTCGGGGCCAAGTATCGGCCAGACTGGACCCCAGACAGCACCCACCTCATGTAGGCCTGTgacctcctccttcccaccttcctgCTACCACTCCTCCGCCTCTGTCTCCatcctgctttctctctctctctgcctgtctgcctgtgtgtgtctttgtctCCGTCTCTTCAGTTCTCTGTATGGATCCTCTGCCTCCTTTTCTCCGATTTGTACATCTTTCCTTCTGTCTCCCTGTTTCTCCCgtatctgtttcttcttctctcttaCTCGTCTCTTCTCCGTCTCTCTGTCCTCCTTGTCTCCCTCTTCTCTTTTATCCCTCAGATCACACCTGACTGACAccctcccttctgctccccaCAGCTGTGCCTTTGCCAACACCCCTAAGTACGGCCAGGTCCTAGGCCTCGGAGGTCGCATTGTGCGTAAAGAGTGGGTGCTGGACTGTCACCGCATGCGGCAGCGGCTGCCCTCCCGGAGGTGAGGCCTCCTTGCACACCTGTGTATATgtctgtatatacatatacacatgcctACCCTGCTCCTCATCCCTGGGCTGGGCAATGCTAGGGATCTGGAGAGAAATCAGACTGGAGCCTGCTAGTGGAGAACACCGGTGGGCCTGGACCAGAGTGAGCTGACTTCTGAGAGAAGGAGGCATGGGCTAGGAGtcgtggaggagggagagatggcTTGCCTGGGGGGCTCATGCGGGCTCTGTGAAGTCTGCTTAGCAGAGAACGAAAGGACATTGCAGGCTAGAGAAACAGTGTGTGCCAAGACTTAGGGGCGGAGAAGTGTTGGGGCTTGTttagattaatttattttatacttacttaatttttaaatttatttatctttattgttgagggtagATTCATTTAAAGCAAGACCTGAAGTCCCTGCTTGGTGTCAGGCTGGCCCATGAGATGCTGGGCACCCAACCATCAGGTCCTGCCTTTGACAAGGCCTCTCACTTTGATGATGGGCCAGACTTGTTACAAAACAGTATGGGTccggccggtttggttcagtggttagagtgttggcctgtggaatgaaaggtcacaggttcgattccagtcaaggacatgtaccttcgttgcaggcttggtcccggAACTGGTTGGgatgcttgtgggaggcaaccaatcgatgtgtctctcacatcgatgtttctctctgtctctccccctcccttaaaaaaaaatcaatggaaaaaaatatcctcaggtgaggattaacaaaaaacaaacaaataaaaaacagtatggatgCCCGGTGGTATGGCTCCGTGGTTGActgtttacctatgaaccagacagtggtcgccaactggaggtccacagaccactggtaatccatgaggtccaaaagttTGGCGACCGCTGAACCAGAGGCTAAACCAGAGGAtctcggttcaattcctggccagggcccatgcctgagttgcaggctccatccccagtagggggtgtgcaggagacggcCCATCAATGatactctttcatcattgatgtttctatctctcttccttcctctctgtaaaccttcctctctgaaattaataaaatatatttttaaatattagatctAAAAAAACGTATGGAGGAAGGCCCAAGGAGAAAGCGCAGTGTGTAGGGGTCTTCAAGGATGAGAAGAGTTTACCAGGCTGAACACAGCCTGCTGGGTGGAGCCCAAGTTGGGGTCAGCCTGGTGTCTGCCCCGAGGAGGTGCAGGTGGGCTCcgcttgtgtgggaggcaggaAGTGGCAGGAAAATGAGGCTGGGACAGCAGGAGCCATGGAAGGCTTTGGAGCTGGGGAAGGACAGGGTCAGATCTGAGGCCCATGATTCAGAAGGGAGACTTGTGTTATACTCCATGGGAGAGAAGACCTGAGTGTGTTCAGAATTGGGGCTGTGCCTGCTGTATTTGAGAGACTCCttattgggggggtgggggagggagctggaggtggaggtggaggctgaGAAGTGGTGGGATCAGCTCAGAAAGGActtccagtgcctggccagggcagggctctgTCCAGGTCCACAGACCCCACATTTATAGTTCAGGAATCCAGACACCTCTGGAAGCCAAAAGTGTTTTTCTGGATTTAGCACAAACACTGGCTGCATGATCATCTTGAGCTGATTCGAGGCTATGTGTGACCTTTATTCCATTAAGTATGTCATCATATTGTTTACAGAAATATTCATGGGCCTGATTTACAGGGCACTTCCTCCTTCTGCAAGGGGGGTGGTATGTAGCAATCTGTATATCTCTAAAATCTGAAAATTTCAAAGTTCTGAAACCCACTTGGCTCCAAGGGTCTCTCTGTGAGCAGCAGGGAGCCGTGGAAGgtttgggagggggaggggcaggctctgTTGTGGGGCTGGAGTGTCTaggccaggctgcaggtgggGACCTGGAGGAGGCCGGGGCCTCGGGGATAGAAATGGGATGGATGTGGTCTATTTAGGGACAGAGGAACTGGATTTGGATCATCTGCTCAAGAAAAGGCAATAGACAGTGCTAGGTCTGCaactggggtttttttgttttgttttgtttttggttgttgtttgttttttattgctttcagagaggaaggaagaggtagagaaagatagaaacatcaatgatgagagagaatcattgattggctgcctcctgcatgccccatactggcatgtgccctgaccaggaattgaactatgatgtcctggttcataagtcgacactcagACACTGAGCCGACACCGGCCGGGCTGCaaatagcattttttatttttgcaactgggttttgaccaaaaaaattaaattcagaaagcactttatatttttaaaagttgatgatGGAAGATTCCCGGGTGATGGCTCTCCCCACAATAATCAcaaattgagtttttaaaatcttttagttCCAAACACTTTAAAGAAAAGTCTTATAAGCCTACCATTGATTCTTTAATCAACTATGACACTTTAAATTCTCTGAATTTCCCACAAGCCAGTGCTGTCCATTGAGTGTGACTTACCTGAACAGGGTTTCACCAGCTTTGGAAAAGTCAAATTATGTGCAGATGGTCTTCATGTGCGTACCATGAAAGTAAAGCCAACACATTCAATTGCTTCTGCTACGTAATTTGCCCTGGGATTGAGGCAAAGtagttaatctctctgtgccttagtttcctcatctgtaaaatggggctaagaTACCAACTACCTCAGAATTCCGTGACTCCACATTTgtcaagtgtttattttttttatttttttaaaaaattaaatcattattgttcagattattacagttgttcctctttttttcccccatagctcccctccacccgattcccaccccccctctgcccttatccccccccccactgtcctcatccataggtgtatgatttttgtccagtctcttcctgcacccccccacccctttcccccccgagaatagtcagtccactccctttctatgcccctgattctattataatcaccagttcattctgttcatcagattatttattcacttgatttttaggttcacttgttgatagatgtgtatttgttgttcataatttgtatctttacctttttcttcttcttcctcttcttaaaggatacctttcagcatttcatataatactggtttggtggtgatgaactcctttagctctttcttatctgtgaagctctttatctgaccttcaattctgaatgatagctttgttggataaagtaatcttggctgtaggttcttgctattcatcactttgaatatttcttgccactcccttctggcttgcatagtttctgttgagaagtcagctgacagtcatatgggtacttccttgtaggtaactgactgtttttc
This is a stretch of genomic DNA from Myotis daubentonii chromosome 15, mMyoDau2.1, whole genome shotgun sequence. It encodes these proteins:
- the XRCC1 gene encoding DNA repair protein XRCC1 isoform X4, producing MPEIRLRHVVSCSSQDSTHCADNLLKADTYRKWRAARAGEKTISVVLQVLLVTSSFMSPSESRSGSNPNRVRFFGPEKLVRGAAEKRWDRVKIVCSQPYSKDSPYGLSFVRFHSPPDKDEVEASPQKVTKLGQFRVKEEDEGASSLRPGALFFSRINKTSTATTSDPAGPSYAAATLQASSATSSTSPASRAVGSTSKPQESPKGKRKLDLNQEERKTPSKPSAQPSPPARKRPKLSAPISTPATASAPAPARGAVPGKPRGEGTEHRAPRAGPQEMGKILKGVVVVLSGFQNPFRSELRDKALELGAKYRPDWTPDSTHLICAFANTPKYGQVLGLGGRIVRKEWVLDCHRMRQRLPSRRYLMAGPDSSSEDEGGPHGGSSGDEAPQLPQKTKTKAPQAAGSSSPQTASTPEETRPASPGSQEDTHTEGEWSAEGQDNGAEDSEDTEDELRRVAEQKERRRPPGQGENGEDPYAGSTDENTDNESPPESPDLPVPELPDFFQGKHFFLYGEFPGDERRKLSRYVTAFNGELEDYMSDRVQFVITAQEWDPSFEEALMDNPSLVFVHPRWIYSCNEKQKLLPHQLYGVVPQA